The stretch of DNA AACCATCGCCATGGTGCGCGTAGACCCGGGCGGCACCCTCCCCGGCCCACCAGACCATCAGGCGGTTACCGTATTTTTCCTCGTCGTCGAGGGCGATCTTCAGCATCGCCGGCGCATCGTCCAGGCGCACCGGCAACAAGTGGCTGCCAGGGGTGACGATGGGCGCGCCATCGACCTGCAGGTTCCAGCGTTTCAGGTAAAACTCGAACATCCGTGACTCTTTCCGTTATGACTCGACAAAGGCCTGCAATTGACCCAGGGCATGATCCCATTGCTGGCTGATCACCTCCAGCGAGCGCCGAGCCTCGGCCAGCCGGTCCGGCTCGAAGGCCCACAGGCGCTCGCGCCCCAGCTTGGCGTCGCGCACCAGCCCGGCCTGCGCCAGCACCTGCAAATGCTTGGTCACCGCCTGGCGGCTGATGTCGGTGCCGAGGGTCAACTGGCTGATCGACAGGGCGCCGCCGCCACACAGAATGGCAACGAGCCGCAGGCGGGTCTCGTCGCCCAGTGCCGCGAAGATCATGGCCGAGCCGTCCAGCGATGCCGCCACTGGCAGCAGGGATGTGGAAGGGGTATCAGGGGCCAAGGTAGGTCTCGATATTGTTCATCTGCTCGTCCCAGCCGCGGCTGTTCATGCGAAACGCCTTGAGCCGCCGTTCGGGTGGAATGCCATCGAACCCCGACTCGACCACCCGCAGCAAGGTGCCGCCGTCCAGGTCTTCGAGTTCGAATTGCACCAGGGTGCTGGGCTCGGCGGAATAGTCGACTCCAGGCTCCACCGCGTACGGGTGCCAGCTGAAGGCGAACAGGCGTTCGGGCTCCAGCCGCTCCACCAACACATCCCAGACCAGGTGTTCATACCCGGGATAGGTAATCTGCCCCCGGGTCCGTTGCCCGACGACAAAACGCTGGCCCGCGAGCGCCACGCCGAACCAGCTGCCGAACGCCTCGGCATTCGCCAGCGCGGCCCAGACACGGGAACGGGTTGCCTTGAGCAGGATCTTTCTTTCGATGCGATCTGATGAGTTCATGGGTCACCTCCAGTGATCAAACCCTAGACGCTTTCGTGAAAAACGCAACCTTATAGTTGCGTATTTTTTTACCGCCCGGCCAAGCACGGATTGAAATCCCTCGCCCTGCCGCCGAAAAACAGGGCTAAGCTCGCCACTCGCCAATGGCTGCCTCGCCGCTGCCCAACGCGGTAGTGAGAACAGCGGACAACAGAAATGGAATGCCTCCGATGACCCAGACATCCCCCGCAATCACCCTGGAAAAACTGCGCCGGGCGATCAGGCTGATCGACGAGCCGCTGATCGAACTGACACCTCAGTCGCTGACCTACCTGCGCTCCTACCCCGCCCTGCTGGCCGCCTCCAGGACCCTGGCCGGTTCCCACAACAGTGGCGACCTGCTGCTGCAGCTATCGGCAATGTGCTACGGCTGGATGCCCAGGGTGGTCCGGGTGAATGCCAGACATGTCGATAAAGCCTCGGCCGCCCTCGCCTGCGCCCTGGAGTCGGACGTCCTGATCGACACGGCGCAGATGCAGGATCTGGCCAACAGCCTGCACTCGGTAGTGGGCACCTCCAAGCTCCTGCACTTTCTGCGCCCGCAGCTCTACCCGATCTGGGATTCGAAGGTCGCGCGAGTCTGGGCAACGAGCGATGCCACAACCAACATGAGCAAGGTTGAAAACTACCGTTCCTACATCGAGGACATCAGAACCCTGATCGCGTCTGCCGATTTCGCCGCGTTTCATGACGACTTCAACCAGGCATACGGCCGGCGCCTCGACAGGCTGAAGATCGCGCCCTATAGCCTGTCACCGGTCCGCGCGGTCGAGGCCGCGGCCTTCGAGTTGTCCGGCGGCGATTATGACGATGATTGACCGGCGGCCCTTGCCGCGCGGCGCCAACATCGGGCGATGCCCATTGTCGGCGTGTCCCCCTTCACTGTGAGAGTCCCTATGAACCCACGTATTTTCCTGGCCCTGGCGCCGCTGCTGCTCAGCCCGCTGGCCCAGGCCGCCGACTGTGCCAATGCCAGCACCCAGGCCGCCATGAACCAGTGCGCCGCCGAGCAGCACAAGGCCGCGGACAAGGAACTGAATACGCTCTACCAGCGCATCACCCAGCGCCTGAAGGACAACCCGGACGGCAAGAAGCTGCTGGTCGGCGCCCAGCGCGCCTGGGTGGCTTTTCGGGATGCGGAATGCGGGTTCGCCGCCTCGGGGGTGGCCGGTGGCAGCGTCTACCCGTTGATCTACAGCAACTGCACCACCGACCTGACCAAGGCCCGGGTCGAGGCGTTCAAGACCTACCTCAAGTGCCAGGAAGGCGACCTGAGCTGCCCGGTGCCGGGCAATTGATGAGGTTCGCCCCTGCATGTCCTGCAGGAGCGAAGGTGATGGCGCTATCCGCGCCTAACGCTCGAACACCTGGGCCGTGGTGATCGCCATGTCCCCGCCCGGCAGCTTGATGCTGCCGATCTGCTTCAGGCTGTCGGCATCGAAGATCGCCACATCGTTGAAGGTCCCGGCCAGGTAGATCTTGCTGCCCGCCTTGTTGAACGAAATGCAGTAGTAGGAATGGTCCAGGGTGGCGGCCTGGAGCAGTTTTTTCTGCCGGATGTCGTACTTGGCCAGGCGGTTGAGCACGCCGAACATCAGGTTCGGGTCCTTCGGCGAGCGCATGCCGCTGAAATAGATTTCCGTCAGCGGGCCGAAGTCGGTGGTTTCGCTCTTGCCGGTTTTCAAGTCGATGCTGAACAGACCGTACAGGTACTCGGCGCTGGCCGGGTCCTGTTGCTGGTCCTTGAACTTGGCGGCGGTGTAGAGCAGCGAGAAATCATGGCGCCAGGTCTGCTGGTTCCACACGTAGAGCACGTCTGGCGCGCTGTAGTTCGGGCGTTTCCAGTGGCGGCTGGGGATCAGCACATC from Pseudomonas chlororaphis subsp. chlororaphis encodes:
- a CDS encoding ArsR/SmtB family transcription factor, translating into MAPDTPSTSLLPVAASLDGSAMIFAALGDETRLRLVAILCGGGALSISQLTLGTDISRQAVTKHLQVLAQAGLVRDAKLGRERLWAFEPDRLAEARRSLEVISQQWDHALGQLQAFVES
- a CDS encoding SRPBCC family protein — its product is MNSSDRIERKILLKATRSRVWAALANAEAFGSWFGVALAGQRFVVGQRTRGQITYPGYEHLVWDVLVERLEPERLFAFSWHPYAVEPGVDYSAEPSTLVQFELEDLDGGTLLRVVESGFDGIPPERRLKAFRMNSRGWDEQMNNIETYLGP
- a CDS encoding lysozyme inhibitor LprI family protein, which produces MNPRIFLALAPLLLSPLAQAADCANASTQAAMNQCAAEQHKAADKELNTLYQRITQRLKDNPDGKKLLVGAQRAWVAFRDAECGFAASGVAGGSVYPLIYSNCTTDLTKARVEAFKTYLKCQEGDLSCPVPGN